A region from the Halobacillus mangrovi genome encodes:
- a CDS encoding FTR1 family iron permease encodes MEIQALLITFREVLEALLIVGIITTFLKRTDNKKFTKYVWLGAGLAILASVGVAMLFQVVFTSFAAMGSEMYLKVSIMLVSSLLLTQMVFWMAKHSKNLKGQMEGKIGKLVTTGNVVGMVIHSFLVVLREGVETVFFFAAITGGDIEKGFQGWGAITGVIIASVISYLFFKGTMRIPLKSFFKVTGAFIVMIAAGLLVQGISMMQDLQMIGSVMPHVYNITWLLPEHPIDYAHFLRDTGTAPLLSGDVGIFLKALFGYSSMPSLEEMLAYIGYFVVIYLLVTAKNQEPAKQKVEKVQKQVKPTYSNQAAGQNVK; translated from the coding sequence ATGGAAATCCAAGCGTTGTTAATCACTTTTCGTGAGGTGTTAGAAGCCCTTTTGATCGTCGGTATCATTACCACTTTCCTCAAGAGGACAGACAACAAGAAATTTACTAAATATGTGTGGCTGGGAGCAGGACTCGCCATTCTTGCAAGTGTAGGAGTAGCGATGTTGTTTCAAGTTGTATTCACAAGCTTTGCAGCCATGGGCAGCGAGATGTATTTAAAAGTCAGCATCATGCTGGTGTCATCCTTGTTACTGACTCAAATGGTCTTTTGGATGGCTAAACACAGTAAAAACCTTAAAGGGCAAATGGAAGGCAAGATTGGTAAATTAGTGACGACAGGGAACGTCGTCGGTATGGTCATCCACTCTTTCTTAGTCGTTCTTCGTGAAGGAGTTGAAACGGTTTTCTTCTTCGCTGCGATTACGGGCGGAGACATCGAAAAAGGTTTTCAAGGATGGGGAGCCATTACAGGGGTCATTATTGCTTCTGTCATCAGCTACCTGTTCTTCAAAGGGACTATGCGTATTCCTTTGAAATCCTTCTTTAAAGTGACTGGAGCTTTTATTGTCATGATTGCTGCAGGTCTTCTCGTACAAGGTATTTCTATGATGCAAGACTTGCAAATGATCGGAAGTGTTATGCCTCATGTTTACAACATCACTTGGTTACTTCCAGAACACCCAATTGATTATGCACACTTCTTACGTGATACAGGAACAGCGCCCCTTCTTTCCGGCGATGTAGGAATCTTCCTGAAAGCTTTGTTTGGATATTCCTCCATGCCTTCTCTTGAAGAAATGCTTGCCTATATCGGGTACTTTGTTGTTATTTACCTTTTAGTTACGGCAAAGAATCAAGAACCAGCCAAACAAAAGGTAGAGAA